The sequence CTGTGTATCGATCCCGACCTGGAGGCAGACGGCCTGCCGCACACCGCCTTTTACGCATGGGATGGCGGCGGATGGGGGATGTATGAGATAGGTCGCTGGAACGCCCACTCGATCTGTGTCACCCAACGCCCCAAAGACCAGGCGATCGCGCTAGGCGAGCATGGCACCGTGCGCGTGATGGGCAACGACGACGACTATGACGAGCAAATCGCCTGCCCTGGCGTATCGCTCAGCGTCATGCGAGAGATCCGTAATGTCGGCGGTTTTGCCTACGTCTGCGGAATGGATCGCCAGGTCTTCAAGCGGGAAAGTCCAGGCAACTGGATTGCGTTGCACGGCGACATGCCGACCCAGCCGGCCAAGGATATGGTGTTCGGGTTTGAGTCCATTCACGGCTACAGCGAGGTGGATGTCTATACCGTGGGCTGGCATGGCGAAATCTGGCATTTCGATGGTGCTGCCTGGACGCGCTTCGCCAGTCCCACCGCCATCAACCTTACCCGGGTCTGCTGCGCGGAAGATGGCTGGGTGTATGCCTGCGGAATGCAGGGAATGCTACTGCGCGGTAAGCACGATCGATGGGAGATCATTTGCCAGGCAGCCACTGACGCAGATCTGTGGGATCTGGAGTGGTTCGGCGGCCGCTTGTATGTGGCCACCCGATACGCTTTGTATTGGTTGCACGATGACCGGCTTGAACTGGTCGATGTTGGCGATGCGGCTCCCATCACGTGTTACAGCATCAGTAGTGCCGATGGTTTGCTCTGGTCCATCGGCGAGAACGACATAGTGGCCTTTGATGGCAGTACATGGAGGCACGTGGAGTGATGACATCGCGATCCCGCACGTCGCGCCCAGGCGTGCAGCGTCGAATCGTTGCATCGACTGCACTACGGCAGCGCATCGGACTGCCATGGCGCGCGCAGTTCGGGTAAACAACGGCGACGCCTGGCCTCAAGCACGGCCACTGCCAGGGGCTCCTGTCGCAGGGCCATGGCTACCATGCATCTCAGCCGGGATACTTTCGCCCATCGCTTTGGCAATAGCGGTGCCCGGATAACCAATTCGCAAAAGGAATCACTCCATGGCCGGTGAACTCACGTTTCTTGGTGGCTATCTGCAAAGTCGCCATATTGGACGGGCGATAGCGCAGATCGGCATGTTGACCGATCAGGGTGTGACCAGCTCGATACTGCTCAAGTGGGACGCAAGCCAGAACAGGTGGTTCCACTTTGGCCTGGATTGGTGTGCGTCATGGTTGTGCTACATCGATCAACCCGAGCCTGCCGTCATTGCCGTTGGTGCAGACGGTAGCGTTTCGGTCGGCACGGCAGCCGGCACCACCGAAGAGCGCGTGGACGTCTCACTGGACGGTCCTGCGCGCCGGGGGCCGCTACGCGGCCTACATGTGATCGCAGGCGCTGTTTACGTAACGGGCATGGGGCGCCAGGTGTACCGCAGGGACGGTGTGCAGACGTGGACGCGCCAGGACGAAGGCGTGGTACTGGCGCGTGGTGAGGCGCAATTGTGTGGTTTCAACGCACTCGATGGCCTTGGCGAGGACGCCATCTACGCTGTTGGCTTCAATGGAGAAATATGGAAATGCAACAATGGACAGTGGCTGCAGCAAGATAGCCCCACCACCCTGGTATTGCACAAGGTCAAAGTCGTACGTGAGGACCTCGTTTTTGCTTGCGGACAACAGGGGATTCTGTTGCGAAACAATGGAGGTGGTTGGAAGACCATCGCGCAGGACGTGACAACAGATGATTTGTGGGGCATGGAGTGGTTTCAACAAGAGCTTTATGTGGCGTGCGATCGCGGGCTGTTCAAGCTTGACAACACGGATCGATTGATCGAAGTGGACATGCGGTTGTCGCCGAAGCCCAGCTGTCGGCGCCTTCATGCCAACGATGGAGTGCTGTGGTCGTGTGGCCCCAAGCATGTGACCTGGACCGAAGACGGCCAGACGTGGATGGATGTAACCCCGTGATGTGTCTGTGGCACCGAGTAAGGCATGCCGCTGTTGCCATGGTCTCCGATCGTGACCCGGATGCGCTGCTCTCCTCATTATCTTGCCTTTCCATGCTGATGACGCCCGCGCGATGGGTACGCTCGGCCGCGGACCATGGCATCTGCAAAGGACGCACGTAAGTGACTGACTTCGATTTCAAACAGATTGGCTACCGTTTCCGAGGTGGTGCGGTCCGCTACAACGATCTGGGCTACGTCCTATGCATCGATCCGGGCTTGGCCAGCGAAAAGTTACCCCACACTGCGTTCTATGCGCTCGATGAGGGGGATTGGTGCATGTTCGACATCGGTCGCTGGAATGCGCACTCGATTTGCGTTGCACAATTGCCAAAGGAACAGGCGCTAGCGTTGGGCGAACACGGGACTGTCCGGGTGATGGGTAATGCCGATGACTACGACGAAGAGATCGTCTGCCCTGGCGTCACGCTGAGCACCATGCGTGAGATACGGAATATTGGGGGCTTCGCTTATGTCTGTGGCATGGATCGCCAGGTTTTCAAGCGAACTAGCCCGGGTTGCTGGTTGGCACTGCATGGCGACATGCCGAGTCAGGCTGCCCAGGATTTGGTTTTCGGCTTCGAGTCCATCCACGGGTTCAGCGAAGCCGATCTCACTGCTGTCGGTTGGCATGGCGAGATCTGGCACTTCGATGGAGCCGCCTGGACGAGCTGCCGCAGCCCCACCACAGCCCATCTGACAAAGGTCTGCTGTGCCGGCGATGGCTGGGTGTATGCATGCGGCATGGGTGGAACATTGGTGAGAGGAAAAGCCCATCATTGGGAGACCCTCGATCATGGGGTGACGGAGCTGGATTTTTTTGATCTTGAATGGTTCAACGGAATCCTCTACGTCTCCACCCTCCACGCTGTTTACAAGTTGCGCGATCGGCAGCTTGAGCTGGTGGATTTCGGCGACGTTTTTCCAGCTAGCTGCCACACGCTGAGTAGTGCGGATGGAGTGCTTTGGTCCGTTGGTGAAACCGACATCGTGGCATTTGATGGCGAAACGTGGGTTCGCGTTGTTTGAGGTTTTCCCATGACCTCTCGGCGGGGGGCAAAAGATCCATTGCGGATGCGTGGTGATCACCGCTGGCAGGCGCTGCCCTTTGGATCGCTATCGTAAGTTATTGCAATGCGGGCGCGAGGAGCAAAGCGAACATTAGGGACGCAGTGTCAGGCAAGCTGCCTGCTTCAACGTAGTCCCTGGAATCTTGCCTGTATCGCGGCGTTCTTCCCTCGACACGTTACGCTCAATGACTGAGTGACGAAAATTGGGGTGGAGGCCTCAACCGGCTATCATCACCCGGGTACAGCCAATGGTGTTGCAGGGCCATTCGGTGCCAAGGAGGGTTTTGGCCGATGACGGCAAGGTCTTGGTAACTATCGACTGACGACCGCCGCCATCTTCCTGAGTGCCACTGCCGATATGCGCTGCTACAGACGTACGATCTGCTTGTTGCTGACTGCGCTTGGACTCTGTTTGCAAGGACCCGCCATGGCTTTTTTCAAGACGCTTTATTTCTTCTCCGAGGTCGAGGGTGTCGTGTTGCTAAACGGTCGGCCGCTCGCAGGTGCAGAGGTGGAGCGCGAATACACGTGGCGTTGGGGAAATCAGCGCCGGAGCTCGACAACACGCACGGATCAAGACGGGAGGTTTCATTTTCCGACAGTCACCGGCAGATCATTGACCGCCCAGTTATTGCCGCACGAACCAGTGATCGTGCAATACCTGAAGATTCGGCACGCTGGCCGATCCCATCAAGGATGGTTTCATTCGAAGCGTAATTATGATGACAAGGGTGAGTTTGGTCACTCGCCAATGCGCCTGCAGTGCGATCTTGCAGACGAGCCTGCGCCGCGCGTTGACATCGGGAGTTTGGGTATCTGTGTTCGACAGTCAGAGCGTTGATTCGACAGCCGCGGAAGATCCTGCAGATGCGGATCCGGTCGCCCTTCCCATGGATTGGCCTCAATTGGCAGCGACATGATCGTCAATCGCCAATTGCCGATCTTCGTCGGGCTGCTGCTTGCCTGCTTATTCCCTCAAGGTAACGCCATGCCTCTTTCAAACGTCCTCTACCTGTTTTCGGAAGTTCAGGGCAGCGTGCTGCTCGATGGTGAGCCGGTCGAGGGTGTGGACATCGAGCAGGAATATCACTGGCACTGGAGCAACGAGCGCCAGACACATTCTGTCAAGACCGATGCGCAAGGCCGCTTTCAATTTCGCGCCGTCACTACGACGTCGTGGTTGGCACGATTCATGCCGCATGAACCGGTCATCGGCCAGCGCATCACGCTGCGATATCAGGGCAACGAGCACAAGGGATGGGTGTTCACCAAACACAATTACAGCAACCATGGTGAGGTGCATGGGCGGCCCCTGAACTTCGTCTGTGAATTGACTGCCAAGCCAGTCGCCAACCCCGAGACGGAAACGTTTGGTATCTGCGTGCTTCGGTAACGTATCCCTGCTTCTGGAGGGGGCTAGCCACTTCTCGCAACCGGCAAATCGGATTTTCTATGATCGTCGGCTTATTGCTTCGCTGAGGGCGCAACTGCTTCGCATTGTCTTCTCGGTGCGATGCGCGCGACACGCAAGGGTCATTTTTGGCGGCTACGGTGGCGTGCTTTCGTACAGGCGCAGCATTTCCTGCTGCGCAACTCCGGGATTCCATGCAGCGCTCCGATTCGTACCGTTTTCAGCTGTCCGTTCTCGCCGTCGCCATCGCGGCATGTTCACCGGCGGTGCAGGCGCAGACCAACGCGACTTCTGCTAGTGCAGAGCGCACCGTTGCATCGTCGCCTGCATCATCCGTAAATCCCGCAGGCGCTAGCGCAGCACCGGGCGACGCAGTCGGCGCCGAATCGGTGGCGTCTTCAGATGAAATATCCAACGCAGACGCATCGCCCGCCGTCACCAAGACCGGCGTGCGAACCCTCGATGCCATGCAAGTCACCGGCGTGCGTCGTGCCAATGCAGCGGCAGCGGAAAGCAAGCGTGCGGCGACCAATATCACCGATGTGATCAGCGCCACCGACGTGCGCGCCCTGCCGGACAGCACCATCGTCGAAGCACTGCGCCGCGTGCCGGGTTTGTCCGTGTTGCCGGCCACCGACAACGAGCATCCGCGCGACGAAGCGGCCACGCCGGTGTTGCGCGGTCTGGGGCCGTCGTACAACAACGTCACCATCGACGGCTTGACCATCGCCTCGCCTGGCACGCCCAACGGCACGCTCGGCTCGATCACCCGCGGCGTGCGGTTGGATCTGCTGCCGGCCTCGATGGTCAGCGAGTTGCAGGTGGTCAAGACCTTCACCCCGGACCTGGATCCCAACGCCACCGGCGGTGCGGTCAATCTCAAGACGCGCAGTGCGTTCGAAAATGGCGGCAAGCCGTTCTTCAGCGCCGAAGCCGCGCTGGGCCACGCCAATGATGTCGGCAAGCCGCGCGATCAGGACGACCCGGGCTATCGCTTGAATGCCACCGGCAGCCGCACCTTCGGCAGCGAACAGCAATACGGCTTCACGCTGTCGGCCAACTACCAGACGCTGAGCAGCTACACCGAAACCCATATGACCACCGACACGGTGCATTACGGGTTCTACGACAACAACGGCGTGCTGCAGACCGGCGCCAATCTCGGCAATGGCTGGGCGGTGCCGCAGCAGGACAAATACTGGTACGTGCAGAACCAGCGCGACCGCTATGGCGTCACCGGCAAGTTCGAGATGCGGCCCAGCGCGGCGCTCGAAGCGTATGCCATGGCCGGTTACTACTATTTCAAGGACAACATGGAGCGCAACGAGGTCATCATCGACCCGCGTAACCGCAACCAGGTGTTCAACCAGACCGCCACGTCCGGCAGTTATCCGGGCGGCGATATCGAGGTGGGATATTCCAACCAGATCGTCACCACGCGCACCAAGGTGGCGCAGTTGGGAACGATCTGGCGACCGACCGACCGGCAGCAGTTTTCCGCGCGTGGCGCGTGGTCCGATGCCACCTACGACGAGCCGATCCGCATGATCAAGTACGCCACCGGCATCAGCCGCGCCGCACCGGTGCCGGTGGGCCAGACCGGCAGTGGCGTGACCCTCAATGCCACGCCCAATTACGCATTCAACTACGACACGTCCGGGTTCGATCAGCGCTTCGGAGTATCGCCGCAGGCCTATAACAACCTGGATAACTACAGCCTGTCGTACTGGCGGCCCGACTACAAACGCACCGCCGCCGATCGCATTCTCACCGGGCGGCTCGATTACGGGTTCAATCAGGGCGAAAGCGATCAGGGCATCGGCTTTGCGGCAGGCGTGTCGTATACCACCGACAAGCCGTCCTACGACATCTATCGCGTCGAATATCAGCCCAACACCAGCGCACCGGCCTTCGGCCTGGCCGACGTGGCCGGCACCGGCAGGGCGCCGATGCGTTACGCCGGGTTGAACCTGATCACCATTGATCCGGACAAGGCCAACCGCGTGCTGGCGGCATCGCCGTTGAGCGCCTTCAACAGCACCGACCAGCAGGCCTTCAGCAACCAGGACAACTTCACCCATACCGAAAAGACTTTCGGCAGCTATGGGCTGGTGAGCTATCGCAGCGATCGGCTCAATGTGCAAGCCGGCGTGCATTTCGACAGCACCAAGCTCGATACGGTGGGCCGCCAGCGCCAACTCGATGCCGCCAGCAACCGCTATGTCTATGTCGATAACCCGACCAGTGCCGATTACGACTATCTGCTGCCGTCGGCCATCCTGACCTACCACCTGACCGACGCGCTGGACCTGCGCGCCGGCGCCAGCCGCACGCTGGGTCGCCCGCCGTACGATGCGTACGCAGCGCGCACCTCGATCGGCTTCGTCAACACGACCGATGCCGGAAACCCGAATGCGCAAGGTGTCACCGTCACCATCGGCAACCCGGACATCAAGCCGCGGGTGTCCAACAACCTGGATCTGTCGCTGGAATGGCGCTTGCCCGGCGACTTCGATGCCTTCGCGTCCACGGCGGTGTTCGACAAGCGTATCCAGGACGAAATCTTTACGCTCTCGCGCACCGACAGCTTCACCTTCGACGGCACCACCTACGCCAATGCCTTGATCAGCACCCCGGCCAATGCGGCCAAGGCGCGCATCCGTGGGGTCGAGTTCAACGGCATCGTCAACACCTTGGCGCCCATCGCGCCGTGGCTCAGCGGTGTGGGCTTCAGTGCCAATTTCGCCGTGCTCGATGGCAGCCTCGACGTGCCGTACAGCGTCGGCAGCGGTACGGCTGTCACTCAGCGCGAACGCAAGCTCGACAACCTGGTTGGCCAACCGGACTACACCGCCAACGCAACGGTGTTCTACAACACCGGCGGGCTGGAGTTGCGTGCGGCCTACAACCGGCAGGGCAAGGCCTTGCGTTCGATCGTCAGCAATATCGATTGGCAGGACCTGTATTGGTCGCCGCGCTCGCAGCTGGATTTCACCGCCACCTATGCCATCAGCAAGCAGCTCAGCGTGATCGGCCAGGTCAGTAACATCACCCACAGCCGCATCACCAGCGTGACTGGGCCAGGGCAGAACCTGCTCAAGGACAGTTACTCGGTGCCCACCACGTACTGGTTTGGTCTGCGCTTTACGCCGACGTTTTGAGCGCGGCGCTTGAGATAAGCCCGTCATCGGCCAGATGCCGATGCCGCGCTAGATCGGACGTGCGAGCGATGCTGACAGCATCCAGCTTGCACGCGCTTTGCCTGGCGTAGATGCCGTCAGGCGATCAGTCACCACTTGAGAGTTGTTTAATGACACTACGTTCTGTTGCCACTGTCGCCGCCATGCTATGCGCGACGCTCGCCAGCCCTGTGAATGCAGCGCCCACCGGCGTCGCGGCGATCCAGGCCCGCTTGACCAACCCGCAGGGCGGCATCGTGGTGGTCGCCCATCGCGGTTGCCACGCGGCCGCGCCGCAGCATGGCTTCACCGAGACCGCACCGGAGAACTCGCTGGCGGCGTTGCAGCGTTGCATCGCCATCGGCGCCGACGTGATGGAAACCGACGTGCGCCGCGCCGCCGACGGCACGTTGGTGATGCTGCATGACGCCACCGTGGACCGCACCACCGATGGCACCGGAAAGCTAT comes from Xanthomonas vesicatoria ATCC 35937 and encodes:
- a CDS encoding DUF6795 domain-containing protein, giving the protein MAFFKTLYFFSEVEGVVLLNGRPLAGAEVEREYTWRWGNQRRSSTTRTDQDGRFHFPTVTGRSLTAQLLPHEPVIVQYLKIRHAGRSHQGWFHSKRNYDDKGEFGHSPMRLQCDLADEPAPRVDIGSLGICVRQSER
- a CDS encoding TonB-dependent receptor, translated to MQRSDSYRFQLSVLAVAIAACSPAVQAQTNATSASAERTVASSPASSVNPAGASAAPGDAVGAESVASSDEISNADASPAVTKTGVRTLDAMQVTGVRRANAAAAESKRAATNITDVISATDVRALPDSTIVEALRRVPGLSVLPATDNEHPRDEAATPVLRGLGPSYNNVTIDGLTIASPGTPNGTLGSITRGVRLDLLPASMVSELQVVKTFTPDLDPNATGGAVNLKTRSAFENGGKPFFSAEAALGHANDVGKPRDQDDPGYRLNATGSRTFGSEQQYGFTLSANYQTLSSYTETHMTTDTVHYGFYDNNGVLQTGANLGNGWAVPQQDKYWYVQNQRDRYGVTGKFEMRPSAALEAYAMAGYYYFKDNMERNEVIIDPRNRNQVFNQTATSGSYPGGDIEVGYSNQIVTTRTKVAQLGTIWRPTDRQQFSARGAWSDATYDEPIRMIKYATGISRAAPVPVGQTGSGVTLNATPNYAFNYDTSGFDQRFGVSPQAYNNLDNYSLSYWRPDYKRTAADRILTGRLDYGFNQGESDQGIGFAAGVSYTTDKPSYDIYRVEYQPNTSAPAFGLADVAGTGRAPMRYAGLNLITIDPDKANRVLAASPLSAFNSTDQQAFSNQDNFTHTEKTFGSYGLVSYRSDRLNVQAGVHFDSTKLDTVGRQRQLDAASNRYVYVDNPTSADYDYLLPSAILTYHLTDALDLRAGASRTLGRPPYDAYAARTSIGFVNTTDAGNPNAQGVTVTIGNPDIKPRVSNNLDLSLEWRLPGDFDAFASTAVFDKRIQDEIFTLSRTDSFTFDGTTYANALISTPANAAKARIRGVEFNGIVNTLAPIAPWLSGVGFSANFAVLDGSLDVPYSVGSGTAVTQRERKLDNLVGQPDYTANATVFYNTGGLELRAAYNRQGKALRSIVSNIDWQDLYWSPRSQLDFTATYAISKQLSVIGQVSNITHSRITSVTGPGQNLLKDSYSVPTTYWFGLRFTPTF
- a CDS encoding DUF6795 domain-containing protein — encoded protein: MIVNRQLPIFVGLLLACLFPQGNAMPLSNVLYLFSEVQGSVLLDGEPVEGVDIEQEYHWHWSNERQTHSVKTDAQGRFQFRAVTTTSWLARFMPHEPVIGQRITLRYQGNEHKGWVFTKHNYSNHGEVHGRPLNFVCELTAKPVANPETETFGICVLR
- a CDS encoding WD40/YVTN/BNR-like repeat-containing protein, which encodes MAGELTFLGGYLQSRHIGRAIAQIGMLTDQGVTSSILLKWDASQNRWFHFGLDWCASWLCYIDQPEPAVIAVGADGSVSVGTAAGTTEERVDVSLDGPARRGPLRGLHVIAGAVYVTGMGRQVYRRDGVQTWTRQDEGVVLARGEAQLCGFNALDGLGEDAIYAVGFNGEIWKCNNGQWLQQDSPTTLVLHKVKVVREDLVFACGQQGILLRNNGGGWKTIAQDVTTDDLWGMEWFQQELYVACDRGLFKLDNTDRLIEVDMRLSPKPSCRRLHANDGVLWSCGPKHVTWTEDGQTWMDVTP